The Xiphophorus hellerii strain 12219 chromosome 6, Xiphophorus_hellerii-4.1, whole genome shotgun sequence genomic interval gtgatgacgtgtTGAAGGCAAAGTGtcggaaagagtaggagcttcttaaagagacagaggcctaattCCAAGACATCAAATTagaaagttaaatttcttttaagttatttttggtATATGCAGTATTTATAgaacaactgaagataacatagtGCTGAAGATTGCACTATAtgcttggaaaataaataataccgcccctttaagatACAACCATGAAAAAATGAAGCTGTaattgcaacaaaaatgttgattaaatgtAGATAAAAACAAACGCATGCCACACTTTATAGATTTatagataattttatttatgacatGATAAAATGCTATGAGAACACAAGTACTTCTGCAAACCTCATATGTTTGGTTTGCAAACCAAACCACTTTAAACAACTTGTATTCCTCAGACAACTTGAGGAATACAACTTGTATTCCTCAAGTTGTATTCCAACTTGAATACAACTTGTGGAGGAAAAATTTGGTGGGTACTTTAATCTGGTGAATcaattttcattaaatgtaaaagaaaaaggttctTAATGATACAAAATAACTTGAAGATCATCATCTGAATCGAGACAGATCCACTTGAGGATTTcggtctgctctgcatcttcAAGGTCAGACAATTAGTCTTGTTCCTCGTCATCATTAGGGGAATATTTTTCCCGCCTCTGCAGCACGTCTTTGCCCTTCTGTTTGACATTTCTGTTGGAAGTGGTCACGCAGCAGCCAACatcacagcagcagcatgaaTAGAAGATTATCTTTAAATATTGCATCGCATCTTCTGAGCGCAGAAACAAACAGGCATCAAACAAATTCATCACTCTGCGTCATGCAGGCTGGGAAAAATATGTTCCTCCAGTTAGCTGAAATTTCTACAAAATAGgctcaaaaatgtcaattttcctcaagttgatttttaaagcaacatAAATGTGACATAACTTCAATTCACTGTAGCTGTTCCATTTCAAACTAAGATGAGTGAATCAAGTGAACAAATAACTGTCCACTACATCTGTTAACATCACCAGCAGCCAGTACATCACAGTATAGAATATTTAGACAATTTTTCCAAGAATAATATTAATCTCACAATATCTAATTTGGATTTAGGTGTAAACTTTGACTAGAGaactacaaaaacaacaaacagattttccattgcttttgtttgtttgttcccagtttaaacaaactgaaatgattGCCTAATGTCAAGTTGTTgtagtagcagcagtaaatTGTTTACCTATATAATCGAACATTTGTGTTAGTTAATCATTTCACTGTTCTGTCCTCTTTTTAGGAGAATCTCAGTTATTTTTATCATGGGGCGAACCTTAAATCAATGTGTGGCTGGCTGCATTGGCGCCTGTTGGCCTGTAGAGGGCAGTCTACAGCTTCACGTTGCGCCGGAACACGATGCAATCACGTGACTGTAGGCGGAAGTAAATAAACTGCTTTCCCGCGCAGTCAAATAACTACAAGCTAGGTGTTTGTGGAAAATCCGACACAATGGACGAGCTTTATTTGGATAATATTGACGAATATGTCAACGATCACAACAAAATAGTGaggatattttaaatttgtgacGTGTTCCGTCATATTTAATGTTGGATTTTAGCTTTCGAATTGTGCAAACATGTAGCCGCGGAATTACGTTGAATAATATAACAGTTAAATGTCGTATagctttcaaaacaaaagacttCCTTTTTCTATGGGAGTTAATTGTACAGCATGGAAGGTTTAAGTCGTCTAACTCATTCGGCTTTAATTTTACAGTATAAATTTCGCTAACAGtcgacagttttttttttctaacggTTGAGTTGTTTCACTGAATGCATTGAAACCCCAACAGCTACTTTAGAACAAGACTCAACAGCAGATAGCTATACAATATAACGgttaaataaactgtttttcacAGCTTCTTATCTAAACACAAAGTAatcatatattttcatatttctcagGTAACCTATAAGTGGCTCAGTCTGACTCTCGGAGTCCATGTTAACACAGCTAAACAGTAAGTAATGCTGGTTTTCTCAAGGAGAGAAAGAAGTATTGAAAAACATTACTGTGTCTGTCTTCATCTTCCTCAGGGATCAACAAATTTGATTTCTAGCAATAAATCCCCCATCTGATCAGGAACTGCAAATTCATGTGAAtactaaagacaaaaatatacatGGTATAATCAATACTAAATGTTATAGTTTTATAACTTGTGCTTTTAGTTATtaccggggggggggggggggggtgttatCTGATAACTATTTTTGTATCGAGTTAAACTCTAAAGCGTTTTTAAAagggagattttattttattttaaaaaggagatTCTTAGTTTTGTTCATAAGGTTTgacttttttccagaaaattacAGGAAAAAGCTTATTACACCACGCAGAATAACAGGAAATGTTAACTTCTAGTTATTGATCTCATCATTTTTCAATCCCACCATAATTATGTACTTTTGGGTTAATAAATTTggttaaaatgggaaaaaatggAATTCAGAAATGGAAAAGGAGGGAttgggaaaataataaaacatattcatatgTCTTGAGTTAAATgcatgtaaaatgtgttttcaggaTGCTTTACCATTACTTGGAGCACAAGAGGAAGGAGAGCTCACCTCAGCTCCACGCCACATACCTTGTGTCTGGGAAACTTGAGGACAAAGGTCAAATGGTGAGTAACAGGAGTTCCTCTGACTCTCacatcatctttttttaaaacagaaaacgtcaagttgattttattttatgatatttttagtGTCACAAGGTGTCTGTTGTCAGAGAAGACCAATTGGAAGGTAAATATCCCATCCTTGTTTTCTTGTAGTTTCAGTCCTAAGTAGTCTTTACAAAGTTTATTACAGTTGACTAAAACTAACGAAATAACAAACAATCAATTTACGTCAGCAGTGTGCAAATTATGGCACTTTTTAGTAGCGACATTTACACTAGTCTGCAAAATGGAGACAGCAAAAATGTCAGTTGGTTCAACAgtaattgaataattttttttgaaagtggTGTCTTGTGTTTAATGTTCATTAACCAATTGATGTATACATAATCATAATACAATAGTTTGGAAATTTTTAgttgcaaaatttaaaaaggtcaaagtgtgaaacctaaacaatatttaatcaataaaaacaacaacaaaataaaacacaattctTTTTAATTGCAATTTTCACTAATAAAGcacaaaagaaaccaaaatttgtctttaaaatttgttttcttctgcagaTTTCAAAtccaaaatgagtttgataGTGAGCGTTCATGTCTACAGCGTCCAGAAAGCTTTGCTCAAAGACAGCGGCCCCCTCTACAGCGTCGACTACGATGTCATTAAAGACAACCTGAATAATTGCAGCAGGTTTTaagatttattaataaaaaatatgctggttttaatgcatttagctgataaaaactgtttggctTCCTGTAGATACAGCGCGATCCGATGTGCCGGAGCGGTGCCCATGTCTGCAGCGGAGCTGCAGCAGGTCCAGGAAATCCAGCGAGCTCCTTCATCGGcgcctgaaaataaaaagtccgCCATGAACGGAGACGCCAACATTGCCTCCAAACCATCAAGCAAGCCGCAGAAAGGCATCATGGGAATGTTTGCAAATAAATCTGCACCCAAAAATCAGGATAACAGCAAAGAAGTCAAGCCTGAACCCAAAGAAGAATCTCCTGTGGTAGGAGTTTTTGTTGTTGGGCATAGTTGGTTGTTATTACAGAAAAGTAGAGAtttagatttctgttttgtcttttagcCAGAGGCTCCAAAAACCAAACCAGCAGCGAAGTCCAGTCTGATGGCCAACTTCTTTGGAAGTGAGTtacagtatattattattaaaatgcagGAATCATCTGTAGTCTGGAAAGTTTTTTCATTTAACGTCTTAAGCCTTGATAAATTGATTTGatcaattaattgtattttttatttttgaagatttaacttttggagaatctgggtttttatttttaccaacaCACTTTTTGGGTTTCCATAATTCAAAGTTATGTTATCACACCAAAGAACTACCATCTTGTTTCACAACCGTGTTTTGCAGCTTGGTCTTTAAAGTCAGGTCAACTCACAGAAGGGATGGTACAAATAGCGTTGTTTTGTTCCACAATTGCCACTGCTTGATGAGTGTAAGGGATTAGCATTGTGTGATGTACAAAAGCATATCATACTTTATTGGAAAGCTACGATTCTCGAGATTCCAATGATTTATGCCAATC includes:
- the pold3 gene encoding DNA polymerase delta subunit 3 isoform X2 — protein: MDELYLDNIDEYVNDHNKIVTYKWLSLTLGVHVNTAKQMLYHYLEHKRKESSPQLHATYLVSGKLEDKGQMCHKVSVVREDQLEDFKSKMSLIVSVHVYSVQKALLKDSGPLYSVDYDVIKDNLNNCSRYSAIRCAGAVPMSAAELQQVQEIQRAPSSAPENKKSAMNGDANIASKPSSKPQKGIMGMFANKSAPKNQDNSKEVKPEPKEESPVPEAPKTKPAAKSSLMANFFGKKPEKPVEKQQEAQLAIASEQQHQRTTAEEPAAVQLHKETKADSRSKSKRMEESDSEEEKMEKKKRRRIKKPQPDSSDEDVIPDSPPQMKTSEPSPKKEPETVHHSHTSSGTKIRRRRKVLKSRTFTDEEGCIVTEKDYVSESYSETEDDFQSTKQAPRNNNKAKPTSSSKDDDKKTQKKSSASSNKGSKQASIMGFFQKK
- the pold3 gene encoding DNA polymerase delta subunit 3 isoform X1, with product MDELYLDNIDEYVNDHNKIVTYKWLSLTLGVHVNTAKQMLYHYLEHKRKESSPQLHATYLVSGKLEDKGQMCHKVSVVREDQLEDFKSKMSLIVSVHVYSVQKALLKDSGPLYSVDYDVIKDNLNNCSRYSAIRCAGAVPMSAAELQQVQEIQRAPSSAPENKKSAMNGDANIASKPSSKPQKGIMGMFANKSAPKNQDNSKEVKPEPKEESPVPEAPKTKPAAKSSLMANFFGTPEKPEKPVEKQQEAQLAIASEQQHQRTTAEEPAAVQLHKETKADSRSKSKRMEESDSEEEKMEKKKRRRIKKPQPDSSDEDVIPDSPPQMKTSEPSPKKEPETVHHSHTSSGTKIRRRRKVLKSRTFTDEEGCIVTEKDYVSESYSETEDDFQSTKQAPRNNNKAKPTSSSKDDDKKTQKKSSASSNKGSKQASIMGFFQKK